A part of Candidatus Palauibacter scopulicola genomic DNA contains:
- the rsmD gene encoding 16S rRNA (guanine(966)-N(2))-methyltransferase RsmD, translated as MRLRIIAGDLGGRFIDAPRGRRTRPTAERVREAWFSALAGEVDGARVADLYAGSGALGIEALSRGAAHVHFVESDRRAVALLRRNVATLDLADRSRVVRDDAIAWVDGLDKPDAVPGPGAPLDLVFADPPYASTGGERLVERFRARPFASQLWVEHRPDAEWAVVADWTREYGDTCVSRFRAPAEASTRTLSRGTR; from the coding sequence TTGAGGCTTCGCATCATCGCGGGCGACCTGGGCGGCCGCTTCATCGACGCCCCCCGTGGACGGCGCACCCGTCCGACGGCGGAGCGGGTGCGGGAGGCCTGGTTCTCCGCGCTCGCGGGCGAGGTCGATGGAGCCCGGGTCGCGGATCTCTACGCCGGCTCGGGAGCCCTGGGGATCGAGGCGCTGTCGCGCGGCGCCGCGCACGTCCATTTTGTCGAGTCCGATCGCCGGGCGGTGGCGCTGCTCCGCCGCAACGTCGCCACGCTCGATCTCGCGGATCGATCGCGCGTGGTGCGGGACGATGCCATCGCCTGGGTCGACGGTCTCGACAAACCGGACGCCGTGCCCGGCCCGGGCGCGCCTCTCGACCTGGTCTTCGCGGATCCACCGTATGCGTCCACCGGCGGCGAGCGGCTGGTCGAGCGCTTCCGAGCCCGTCCATTCGCCTCACAACTGTGGGTCGAGCACCGTCCGGACGCCGAATGGGCGGTCGTGGCCGACTGGACGAGGGAATACGGTGACACCTGCGTCAGCCGGTTCCGGGCTCCGGCCGAAGCGTCAACCCGAACACTCTCACGGGGAACCCGATGA
- the coaD gene encoding pantetheine-phosphate adenylyltransferase, with translation MNNAVAVYPGSFDPLTVGHEDIVRRSLGVVERLIVAVAETATQAKSGLFEIEERVDLIREVFADEPRIEATSFSGLLVDFARSREARIIVRGLRAVSDFEYEFQMALMNRSLWPEVEVLFMAPSTRHTFLSSSLVREVGRLGGDVTDFVSPVVKARMDRAFGRDAATHG, from the coding sequence ATGAACAATGCCGTCGCCGTGTACCCCGGGTCGTTCGACCCGCTGACGGTCGGGCACGAGGACATCGTGCGCAGGAGCCTGGGGGTCGTCGAGCGCCTGATCGTCGCCGTGGCGGAGACGGCCACGCAGGCCAAGTCGGGACTGTTCGAGATCGAGGAACGCGTCGATCTGATCCGCGAAGTCTTCGCGGACGAACCCAGGATCGAAGCGACGTCCTTCTCCGGCCTGCTCGTGGATTTTGCCCGCTCCCGCGAGGCCCGGATCATCGTGCGCGGGCTGCGGGCCGTGAGCGACTTCGAGTACGAGTTCCAGATGGCGCTCATGAACCGCTCGCTCTGGCCCGAGGTTGAAGTGCTCTTCATGGCGCCCTCCACGCGTCACACGTTCCTGAGTTCCTCGCTGGTGCGCGAAGTCGGACGCCTGGGCGGGGACGTGACGGACTTCGTGAGCCCGGTCGTGAAGGCCCGCATGGACCGCGCCTTCGGGCGCGACGCAGCGACGCACGGGTGA
- a CDS encoding phosphate acyltransferase, whose translation MTPPTRAGFIDGLRARAAALERRIGFPEAHETRTALAIRRLREEGWVRPVEIRDGSGGLERAAQCLAAGELDGVVAGAVHPTADVIRAGLKVVGLADGVETVSAAFYMVFPGPGERVLTLTDAAVVPAPTPAQMAESASAACDAHRAIAGEEPVVAFLSYSTLGSAAGPAVEHVREALDIFRHRRPEIAADGELQADAALVPDVAALKAPGSPVAGRANLLVFPGLDAANIAYKLLERLAGARALGPVLQGLRRPLNDLSRGASASDIVDVACITALMSPGSEG comes from the coding sequence GTGACGCCGCCGACCAGGGCCGGCTTCATCGACGGGCTGAGGGCGCGGGCCGCCGCCCTCGAGCGGCGCATCGGCTTTCCGGAGGCGCACGAGACCCGCACGGCGCTGGCGATTCGCCGGTTGCGTGAGGAGGGGTGGGTACGCCCCGTGGAGATCCGGGATGGCTCGGGCGGCCTCGAGCGTGCCGCGCAATGCCTCGCGGCGGGGGAACTGGACGGGGTCGTGGCCGGCGCCGTGCATCCGACGGCCGACGTCATCCGGGCCGGGCTGAAGGTCGTCGGCCTGGCCGACGGCGTGGAGACGGTCTCAGCCGCGTTCTACATGGTGTTTCCCGGTCCCGGCGAGCGGGTGCTCACGCTCACGGACGCCGCGGTCGTCCCGGCGCCCACCCCGGCCCAGATGGCGGAAAGCGCCTCGGCGGCCTGCGACGCGCACCGAGCGATTGCCGGAGAGGAACCGGTCGTCGCGTTTCTCTCATATTCCACTCTCGGCTCGGCCGCGGGTCCGGCGGTCGAACACGTGCGCGAGGCGCTGGACATCTTCCGCCACCGCCGCCCCGAAATCGCGGCGGACGGCGAACTCCAGGCCGACGCGGCGCTCGTCCCCGACGTCGCGGCGCTGAAAGCTCCCGGATCTCCGGTGGCCGGCCGCGCCAACCTGCTCGTCTTCCCGGGCCTCGACGCCGCGAACATCGCCTACAAACTGCTCGAACGACTCGCCGGAGCGCGCGCCCTGGGACCTGTCCTTCAGGGGCTGCGGCGACCGCTGAACGACCTCTCCCGCGGCGCGTCCGCCTCCGATATCGTGGATGTCGCCTGCATTACGGCCCTCATGTCACCCGGGAGCGAAGGATGA
- a CDS encoding STAS domain-containing protein gives MTFSIEQTGANTLVTVGGQLTINNRGELKERVLARLAGGDTDFVIDFSEADYIDSSGLGVLVSLSKHIRDAGGRLTLTGLNEDLERLFALTRLDSLFEIVESRAAALGES, from the coding sequence ATGACGTTTTCGATCGAACAGACGGGAGCCAACACCCTCGTCACCGTGGGCGGCCAGCTCACGATCAACAACCGCGGCGAACTGAAGGAGCGCGTGCTCGCGCGCCTGGCGGGTGGAGACACGGACTTCGTGATCGATTTCTCCGAGGCCGACTACATCGACTCCTCCGGCCTCGGGGTGCTCGTCAGTCTCTCCAAGCACATCCGCGACGCGGGGGGCCGCCTGACGCTGACGGGGCTGAACGAGGATCTCGAGCGGCTCTTCGCCCTGACCAGACTGGACTCGCTGTTCGAGATCGTCGAGTCCCGGGCGGCCGCGCTCGGCGAGTCCTGA
- a CDS encoding SpoIIE family protein phosphatase: MKDGAPARILVLSSRPDILQAVVAAAAEIDPPPEVRGLFGRPLNVLPTDLILVDVAEPRATMPYLHRRFGAASVLVALIDGAWVDRLGSALAEDWTDYLFHPLNAAELGFVWQKHTSPAEAPDLNLDVDESGHIRVVFPSRVRYQRAVVERVVVACRHLADLDRETAFRLRVTLGEAVANAILYGSGDRPGAVVRVSAKADADGLRVKVSDEGSGFDPDAVPDPVSAEGIGRPRGRGLFLLRQLADGVAFNETGNRVTLSFRGAPDPLVRIEPLLRRFAEVTGLRFRLDRLFEDGSQVLFDSWEDDEKPSGPPEVRETWPLGDAGRLRLVHEPASRGDAAATLLAGWIGAVAEGEQSRERLLARRLRRERVLAELEIARDLQLKLLPPPEDFRDLGRIAARCDPALSLGGDFYYLVRLADGCLGVMLGDVSSHGPSAALIMARTLSAVVLATGVEAEPAAVLDAMHGQLRAALDATEMYMTLFYGVIDPGRGELRYANAGHPYAYLLGSGGVRRLTALDPPVGVAAVRSYRQTRVPSAGETLLAFTDGLAELSDPLETPDSRVRRRIDRGDLDPEVLVAALFADSDDEMRLDDRTAVAASL, translated from the coding sequence ATGAAGGACGGCGCCCCGGCCCGCATCCTGGTCCTCTCGAGTCGGCCGGACATTCTCCAGGCCGTCGTCGCCGCCGCCGCCGAGATCGATCCGCCTCCCGAAGTAAGGGGGCTCTTCGGACGCCCGCTCAATGTGCTCCCGACGGATCTCATCCTGGTGGACGTCGCCGAGCCGCGGGCGACGATGCCGTACCTGCACCGGCGCTTCGGCGCCGCGTCCGTGCTCGTGGCGCTCATCGACGGGGCATGGGTCGACCGTCTGGGCTCGGCGCTCGCCGAGGACTGGACCGACTACCTCTTCCATCCTCTCAACGCGGCCGAACTCGGGTTCGTGTGGCAGAAACACACGTCGCCCGCGGAGGCGCCGGATCTGAACCTGGATGTCGACGAGTCCGGGCACATACGCGTCGTTTTTCCGTCGCGCGTGCGCTACCAGCGGGCCGTGGTGGAGAGGGTCGTCGTGGCATGCCGGCACCTCGCCGATCTGGATCGCGAGACGGCATTCAGACTGCGGGTCACGCTCGGCGAGGCCGTGGCCAACGCGATTCTCTACGGGAGCGGGGACCGCCCCGGCGCCGTCGTTCGAGTCTCGGCGAAAGCGGACGCGGACGGCCTGCGCGTGAAGGTCTCGGACGAGGGAAGCGGATTCGATCCCGATGCCGTGCCGGACCCTGTCTCGGCGGAGGGCATCGGCCGGCCCCGGGGGCGCGGCCTCTTTCTGCTGAGGCAACTCGCGGACGGCGTGGCGTTCAACGAGACCGGCAACAGGGTCACGCTCTCATTCCGGGGCGCGCCGGATCCGCTCGTGAGGATCGAACCTCTCCTGAGACGCTTCGCCGAGGTCACGGGTCTCAGATTCCGGCTCGACCGGCTGTTCGAGGACGGCTCGCAGGTGCTGTTCGACAGCTGGGAGGATGACGAGAAACCGAGCGGCCCGCCGGAGGTCCGGGAAACGTGGCCGCTGGGCGATGCGGGACGGCTGCGCCTGGTCCACGAGCCGGCGAGCCGCGGCGATGCCGCCGCCACGCTGCTCGCCGGCTGGATCGGGGCCGTGGCCGAGGGCGAACAGTCACGGGAGCGGCTCCTCGCAAGACGGCTCCGCCGGGAGCGGGTGCTGGCCGAGCTGGAAATCGCCCGGGACCTGCAACTGAAGCTTCTTCCGCCCCCCGAGGATTTTCGCGATCTCGGCCGGATCGCGGCCCGCTGCGATCCGGCGCTCTCCCTGGGCGGCGACTTCTACTACCTCGTCCGGCTCGCCGACGGTTGCCTGGGGGTCATGCTCGGCGACGTCAGCTCGCATGGACCTTCCGCCGCGCTCATCATGGCCCGCACGCTGAGCGCCGTGGTCCTGGCGACGGGCGTGGAGGCCGAACCCGCGGCCGTCCTCGACGCCATGCACGGGCAGCTCCGGGCGGCACTCGACGCGACCGAGATGTACATGACGCTCTTCTACGGGGTCATCGATCCCGGGCGCGGGGAATTGCGATACGCGAACGCGGGCCACCCGTACGCGTATCTGCTCGGATCGGGCGGGGTCCGCCGTCTCACGGCGCTCGATCCGCCGGTCGGCGTGGCCGCGGTCCGGTCGTACCGGCAGACGCGGGTTCCGTCCGCGGGTGAAACGCTGTTGGCGTTCACCGATGGACTCGCCGAACTGAGCGACCCCCTCGAAACGCCGGATTCCCGGGTGAGGAGGCGCATCGACCGCGGCGATCTCGATCCCGAGGTTCTTGTGGCGGCCCTCTTCGCGGACAGCGATGACGAGATGAGACTGGACGACCGGACGGCCGTCGCGGCTTCCCTGTGA
- the rsmA gene encoding 16S rRNA (adenine(1518)-N(6)/adenine(1519)-N(6))-dimethyltransferase RsmA — protein MTSGQAGRPRPKRALGQNFLVDPNIQRKIVRELDPQPADVVLEVGPGHGELSQYLVGCCRRLVLIEKDRDLAGELRGRWGDRPDVDVVEGDALRLGLPDFVRGAAAVRVVSNVPYNITSPLVFAFLELDPSAVRIVLTVQREVAERIVAPPGIKAYGALSVGVQALADASLAFRVGRQAFRPVPSVDSAVVRLEPRPDAADVDRAALRTLTRACFNRRRKQLQKTLRTAPELTFAGDAAALLRRLSIDPAVRPEALDPPTFVRLAAALQAGQGGGAPR, from the coding sequence GTGACCTCCGGGCAGGCCGGACGCCCGCGGCCGAAGCGCGCGCTCGGCCAGAACTTCCTGGTCGACCCGAACATCCAGCGCAAGATCGTGCGGGAACTCGATCCGCAGCCCGCGGACGTCGTGCTCGAGGTAGGGCCGGGGCATGGAGAACTCAGCCAGTACCTCGTCGGGTGTTGCCGTCGCCTCGTCCTCATCGAGAAGGACCGCGACCTCGCCGGCGAGCTCCGCGGCCGCTGGGGCGACCGGCCGGACGTGGATGTGGTGGAAGGGGACGCGCTTCGCCTGGGACTCCCGGATTTCGTGCGGGGCGCCGCGGCGGTGCGCGTCGTGTCGAACGTCCCCTACAACATCACGTCGCCGCTCGTCTTCGCTTTCCTCGAACTCGATCCGTCCGCCGTACGCATCGTGCTCACCGTCCAGAGAGAAGTGGCGGAGCGGATCGTGGCGCCGCCGGGCATCAAGGCGTATGGCGCGCTCTCCGTCGGGGTGCAGGCGCTCGCGGACGCGTCGCTCGCGTTCCGGGTGGGCCGCCAGGCGTTTCGCCCCGTCCCCTCGGTCGATTCGGCGGTGGTTCGCCTGGAACCGCGGCCGGACGCCGCCGACGTGGACCGCGCGGCGCTCAGGACGCTGACGCGCGCATGCTTCAACCGCCGCCGCAAGCAGCTGCAGAAGACGCTGCGCACGGCTCCGGAGCTGACGTTCGCGGGAGACGCGGCGGCGCTGCTGAGGCGACTCTCGATCGATCCCGCGGTGCGGCCGGAGGCGCTGGATCCCCCCACGTTCGTGCGCCTGGCGGCGGCGCTTCAAGCCGGACAGGGAGGGGGCGCGCCGCGTTGA
- a CDS encoding redox-sensing transcriptional repressor Rex gives MSGRISDSTVRRLSLYLRMLRDLERAGAEFVSSSQLAEPSGATSAQVRKDLSHFGSFGKRGRGYSVEGLVRALEEILGLSRSWRIALVGVGKIGSALLGYGGLAARGFDVVAAFDVDEAKIGTTAYGLRIRPMTDLRPVIAECGAEIGVVATPTEVAAEVAAELERAGVGAILNFAPVELSEVNGVPIRTVDIVLELEGLSYLMSEAGRRTGSDA, from the coding sequence ATGAGCGGCAGAATTTCCGATTCGACGGTTCGACGCCTCTCCCTGTATCTCCGCATGTTGCGCGACCTTGAGCGAGCTGGCGCGGAGTTCGTGTCCAGTTCCCAGCTTGCCGAACCCTCGGGGGCCACCTCCGCCCAGGTCCGGAAGGACCTGAGTCACTTCGGCTCGTTCGGGAAACGCGGGCGGGGATACTCGGTCGAAGGGCTCGTGCGGGCGCTGGAGGAGATCCTCGGGCTCTCGCGCAGTTGGAGGATCGCTCTGGTGGGCGTCGGCAAGATCGGGTCCGCACTGCTCGGATACGGCGGGCTGGCGGCGCGCGGATTCGATGTCGTCGCGGCCTTCGACGTCGACGAGGCGAAGATCGGGACCACGGCCTACGGACTCAGGATTCGTCCGATGACGGACCTCCGGCCGGTCATCGCGGAGTGCGGGGCGGAGATCGGGGTCGTAGCGACCCCGACGGAAGTGGCCGCCGAGGTCGCCGCGGAACTCGAGCGCGCGGGCGTGGGCGCGATCCTCAACTTCGCGCCGGTCGAACTCTCCGAGGTGAACGGCGTACCGATCCGGACGGTGGACATCGTGCTCGAACTGGAAGGCTTGAGCTACCTGATGTCCGAGGCCGGCCGGCGTACCGGGAGCGATGCGTGA